One Methanoculleus sp. 7T genomic window carries:
- a CDS encoding CDP-alcohol phosphatidyltransferase family protein, whose amino-acid sequence MDVIITRLRERHPYLSGVPIPCHGLVGGGRGFSPGGDGPVIEDRLRARTNGALMRAAGLIAGTGVTPNTLTLLGFLGMAGAGMLCAAGSFFFAGLVVAASCVFDVLDGALARASGAASVFGAFLDSFLDRYAEAAVYAGLLVHYAGEGSAWGVEAAFFAAIGSLMVSYARARAEGLGVACRAGLFARPERIAVLIVGLVTGLVLPALVVLAVATNATALRRLFYVRGATLPPSRPPRSP is encoded by the coding sequence ATGGATGTAATCATTACCCGCCTCCGGGAGAGACACCCTTATCTCTCGGGAGTGCCGATTCCCTGCCATGGATTGGTCGGGGGCGGTCGTGGTTTCTCTCCCGGGGGTGACGGGCCGGTGATCGAGGACCGGCTCCGGGCGCGGACGAACGGGGCGCTCATGCGGGCGGCAGGCCTCATCGCCGGGACGGGCGTGACCCCGAACACCCTCACCCTGCTCGGATTTCTTGGGATGGCAGGCGCCGGGATGCTCTGCGCCGCCGGTTCGTTCTTCTTCGCCGGGCTTGTCGTTGCGGCATCGTGCGTCTTCGATGTGCTCGACGGGGCGCTCGCCCGCGCGAGCGGCGCCGCTTCGGTCTTCGGTGCGTTCCTCGACTCGTTCCTCGACCGCTACGCGGAGGCGGCGGTCTACGCCGGGCTCCTCGTCCACTACGCGGGCGAGGGTTCGGCGTGGGGTGTGGAGGCCGCTTTTTTCGCCGCAATCGGGTCGCTGATGGTCAGTTACGCCCGGGCACGGGCCGAGGGGCTCGGGGTGGCGTGCCGGGCCGGGCTCTTTGCCAGGCCGGAGCGGATCGCGGTCCTCATCGTTGGGCTGGTCACCGGCCTTGTCCTCCCGGCGCTCGTGGTCCTCGCGGTCGCGACGAACGCCACCGCGCTCCGACGGCTCTTTTACGTCCGGGGGGCTACGCTCCCCCCTTCACGGCCTCCTCGGTCACCGTGA
- a CDS encoding antitoxin VapB family protein gives MNATKRIVVKEEVWAALSNMREPGMTFSELIEEMIEHEKKRRLVEDIKRVQETEELVEIPL, from the coding sequence ATGAATGCCACAAAGCGCATTGTTGTCAAGGAAGAGGTCTGGGCTGCCCTCTCCAATATGCGAGAGCCGGGGATGACCTTCTCTGAACTGATAGAGGAGATGATCGAGCACGAAAAGAAGCGGCGTCTTGTAGAAGATATAAAGCGGGTCCAGGAAACGGAAGAACTCGTGGAGATCCCGTTGTGA
- a CDS encoding nucleotidyltransferase family protein, whose product MHRVRGFDLQCREAIALQVSEKVRDLARGDFHEASDVDLIVVGDFRERHHKRAAAILDLTDLPIEPLCDTEEEFAELVRSGNPFILQALAEGIRV is encoded by the coding sequence ATGCATCGAGTACGCGGATTCGATCTCCAGTGCCGCGAGGCAATCGCTCTCCAGGTGAGCGAGAAGGTCCGAGACCTCGCCCGCGGGGACTTCCATGAGGCAAGCGACGTCGATCTGATCGTCGTCGGGGACTTCCGCGAGCGGCACCATAAGCGGGCGGCGGCTATTCTCGACCTCACCGACCTCCCGATTGAACCGCTCTGCGACACCGAGGAAGAGTTCGCCGAACTGGTCCGGAGCGGCAACCCCTTCATTCTCCAGGCGCTCGCCGAAGGCATCCGGGTATAG
- a CDS encoding FAD-dependent oxidoreductase, giving the protein MPGVKVYTTENCPYCRMVQAFLTKYGVEYETVDVGRDREAAREMITASGQRGVPVTVFGDEVIVGFDAKRLRELFAAPVTEGVYDAVIVGAGPAGLTAAVYCARKLMKTVVVSESVGGQAAWSWAIENYMGFRMITGEDLIRKFEDQARGFEVGLELDRVREVRKEGDIFLVSTVSGSTYRARTVILAPGKQPQTLGIPGEDRLIGRGISVCSTCDGPLFRDKPVAVVGGGNAALQTAIEMAKIASSVALIVRSVLRCDEIYISRAKEAGVQVFLHSDVTELHGDRALTGITVRDRETGEETVLDVEGLFLAIGLVPNTEFLGDLVALNERGEILIDENNHTNVEGVFAAGDATCIKGKQIIIAAGEGAKAALSAHEYLLRERSDEQAVCA; this is encoded by the coding sequence ATGCCAGGTGTGAAGGTCTACACGACGGAGAACTGCCCTTACTGCCGGATGGTCCAGGCGTTCCTTACGAAGTACGGCGTCGAGTACGAGACCGTCGATGTCGGGAGAGACCGTGAGGCGGCCCGGGAGATGATAACGGCCTCGGGGCAGCGGGGCGTGCCGGTCACGGTCTTTGGCGATGAGGTGATCGTCGGGTTCGATGCAAAGCGGCTCCGGGAGCTCTTCGCGGCGCCGGTGACCGAAGGCGTCTACGACGCGGTCATCGTGGGCGCCGGGCCGGCCGGGCTGACGGCCGCGGTCTACTGCGCCCGGAAACTCATGAAGACCGTCGTCGTATCGGAGAGTGTCGGCGGCCAGGCGGCTTGGAGCTGGGCGATCGAGAACTACATGGGTTTTCGGATGATCACGGGGGAGGACCTGATCCGGAAGTTCGAGGACCAAGCCCGGGGGTTTGAGGTCGGCCTCGAACTCGACCGCGTCCGTGAGGTCCGGAAGGAGGGCGATATCTTCCTCGTCTCGACGGTCTCGGGGAGCACCTACCGAGCCCGGACGGTCATCCTCGCCCCCGGGAAGCAGCCCCAGACCCTTGGGATCCCGGGCGAGGACCGGCTGATCGGGAGAGGTATCTCGGTCTGCTCGACCTGCGACGGCCCGCTCTTCCGGGATAAGCCGGTCGCCGTCGTCGGCGGAGGAAACGCGGCTCTCCAGACCGCCATCGAGATGGCGAAGATCGCGAGTTCGGTGGCCCTGATCGTCAGGAGCGTTCTGCGATGCGATGAGATCTACATCAGCCGTGCAAAGGAGGCGGGGGTGCAGGTCTTCCTCCACAGCGATGTGACGGAACTCCACGGTGACCGGGCTCTGACCGGGATCACGGTCAGGGACCGCGAGACCGGAGAGGAGACGGTCCTCGATGTGGAGGGTCTCTTCCTTGCGATCGGGCTCGTGCCGAATACGGAGTTCCTCGGGGATCTGGTGGCGCTGAACGAGCGGGGCGAGATCCTCATCGACGAGAACAACCATACGAACGTCGAGGGCGTCTTTGCGGCCGGGGATGCGACCTGCATCAAGGGCAAGCAGATCATCATCGCCGCCGGGGAGGGGGCGAAGGCGGCGCTCTCGGCGCACGAGTACCTCCTGCGCGAGCGCTCGGATGAGCAGGCCGTCTGTGCATGA
- a CDS encoding rubrerythrin family protein codes for MPTDENAQSAYAGESQANRKYSVFAEKAAAEGYPVVGKLFKAASEAEAIHAKRLLFIRNAVGSTEENLKGAIEGETYEFTKMYPEFVAEAKEERKNEASIVFTHAMKAEEVHANLYLQALEAVREGNDIDVEKIYLCPVCGNIELGAAPEKCPICGVPARMFREVQ; via the coding sequence ATGCCGACAGATGAGAATGCTCAGAGCGCGTACGCCGGGGAGTCCCAGGCGAACAGAAAGTACTCCGTATTTGCCGAGAAGGCGGCCGCCGAGGGTTACCCGGTGGTCGGGAAGCTCTTCAAGGCGGCGAGCGAGGCGGAAGCCATCCACGCAAAACGCCTTCTTTTCATCCGAAACGCCGTCGGGAGCACCGAGGAGAACCTGAAGGGTGCGATCGAGGGTGAGACTTACGAGTTCACGAAGATGTACCCCGAGTTCGTCGCCGAGGCGAAGGAGGAGCGGAAGAACGAGGCTTCGATCGTCTTCACCCATGCCATGAAGGCGGAAGAGGTGCACGCGAACCTCTACCTCCAGGCTCTTGAGGCCGTCAGGGAAGGCAACGACATCGATGTGGAGAAGATCTACCTCTGTCCGGTCTGCGGAAACATCGAGCTCGGCGCGGCGCCGGAGAAGTGCCCGATCTGCGGAGTTCCGGCCCGCATGTTCCGCGAAGTCCAATAA
- a CDS encoding cation diffusion facilitator family transporter produces the protein MLGDRVQRVFIIVLILNLAVALAKAIFGLIAGSVSMVADALHSGFDSFSNIVGIIALYLAGKPPDPEHPYGHGKIETLGTLVIGAMLLLTAVGILIEGYRRLVAPVTPSITAVTVGVMIGTLIINIAVSTYERRKGEEYQSQILVADSLHTRSDIFVSIAVLGGFLAVRLGYPEADPIIAFAIGLLIARMGIGILYEAAQVLTDSMNLPCDPALVRAVVIDTPGVAGYHDFRCRGKPGEIFADIHIVVDPALPVSRAHEISDEVERRLKETVPGLVEVVVHIEPDDSP, from the coding sequence ATGCTGGGTGACCGGGTGCAGCGGGTCTTCATCATCGTTCTCATCTTAAACCTCGCCGTTGCGCTCGCAAAAGCAATCTTCGGCCTCATCGCCGGGTCGGTGAGCATGGTAGCCGACGCTCTCCACTCGGGGTTCGACTCCTTCTCAAACATCGTCGGGATCATCGCCCTCTACCTCGCAGGGAAACCCCCCGACCCGGAACACCCCTATGGCCACGGCAAGATCGAGACGCTCGGAACCCTCGTCATCGGGGCGATGCTCCTCCTGACCGCCGTCGGTATCCTCATCGAGGGCTATCGGCGGCTCGTCGCCCCCGTCACCCCCTCGATCACCGCGGTCACCGTCGGCGTCATGATCGGGACGCTCATCATCAACATCGCCGTCTCCACCTACGAGCGGCGGAAGGGCGAGGAGTATCAGAGCCAGATCCTCGTCGCCGACTCCCTGCACACCAGAAGCGACATCTTCGTCTCCATCGCCGTCCTCGGCGGATTCCTCGCGGTCAGGCTCGGTTACCCCGAGGCAGACCCGATCATCGCCTTCGCCATCGGCCTCCTCATCGCAAGGATGGGGATCGGGATCCTCTACGAGGCGGCGCAGGTCCTCACCGACTCGATGAACCTCCCCTGCGACCCGGCGCTCGTCAGGGCGGTGGTGATCGATACCCCGGGAGTCGCCGGATACCACGATTTCCGGTGCCGGGGGAAACCCGGCGAGATCTTCGCCGACATCCACATCGTCGTCGACCCGGCTCTCCCCGTCTCCCGGGCCCACGAGATCTCCGACGAGGTGGAACGAAGGCTCAAAGAGACGGTGCCGGGGCTCGTCGAGGTCGTCGTCCATATCGAGCCCGACGACTCCCCCTAG
- a CDS encoding flavodoxin family protein gives MPKKVIALLGSPLLDGNTARLLDKAIKGAEDAGCEVEKIAVAHLDFAPCMEIFYCMENETCRIRDDMIEFYDKFREMDGLIVATPVMTMGIPGKLKSFMDRFQVFYMAKYYRGKSFVSPERRRRRKMLFISIAGMNLPTVFDGAKMTVRAFGEIIDCPYWGDVLQNDMDTIQDIRTRPEVMEAAYRKGYELGRLLVE, from the coding sequence ATGCCCAAGAAGGTTATCGCGCTGCTCGGAAGCCCGCTCCTTGACGGAAACACCGCTCGCCTCCTCGACAAAGCCATCAAGGGTGCTGAAGACGCCGGGTGCGAGGTCGAGAAGATCGCGGTCGCGCACCTGGACTTTGCGCCCTGCATGGAGATCTTCTACTGCATGGAGAACGAGACCTGCCGAATCCGGGACGATATGATTGAGTTTTACGATAAATTCAGGGAGATGGACGGCCTGATCGTCGCCACCCCGGTGATGACGATGGGCATCCCGGGGAAACTCAAGTCGTTCATGGACCGGTTCCAGGTCTTCTACATGGCCAAGTACTACCGGGGGAAGTCCTTCGTCTCCCCGGAACGGCGGAGAAGACGGAAGATGCTCTTCATATCGATCGCGGGGATGAACCTCCCGACCGTCTTTGACGGCGCGAAGATGACCGTCCGGGCGTTTGGGGAGATCATCGACTGCCCTTACTGGGGCGACGTGCTCCAAAACGATATGGACACGATCCAGGACATCAGGACGCGGCCGGAGGTGATGGAGGCGGCCTACCGGAAGGGCTACGAGCTCGGGCGGCTCCTGGTGGAGTAA
- a CDS encoding zinc ribbon-containing protein, which translates to MAEPETRKTAKAGEKPGPGRFICIDCGREIRLDSTDADLVRCPTCACEVYNCLPMTHIRPDIRTPEDARRPPERKSKAE; encoded by the coding sequence GTGGCCGAACCAGAAACCAGAAAGACAGCGAAAGCTGGAGAGAAGCCGGGCCCCGGCCGGTTCATCTGTATCGACTGCGGGCGGGAGATCCGGCTCGACAGCACCGACGCGGATCTCGTCAGGTGTCCGACCTGCGCCTGCGAGGTCTACAACTGCCTCCCGATGACCCACATCAGGCCGGATATCAGGACCCCCGAGGATGCACGGCGTCCCCCGGAGAGGAAGAGCAAGGCGGAGTAA
- a CDS encoding desulfoferrodoxin FeS4 iron-binding domain-containing protein, with protein MVNVSAEGQVYHCEICGNVVKVLEVGGGELVCCGEPMVLEE; from the coding sequence ATGGTGAACGTATCAGCCGAAGGGCAGGTCTACCACTGTGAGATCTGCGGAAACGTGGTCAAAGTGCTGGAAGTCGGCGGCGGCGAACTGGTCTGCTGCGGCGAACCGATGGTGCTTGAGGAGTGA
- a CDS encoding carboxymuconolactone decarboxylase family protein — MEEKRLEEKIGKIPEIFKELKETDPDLYGRVMGLDQMIWADGALSKQTKKVIAIAIAAALRDEHAVRAQLAGAGKLGVKKEEIEEGLRVAFLLAGMPAYVYGKTALEEYLGNRPKR; from the coding sequence ATGGAAGAGAAGAGACTCGAAGAGAAGATCGGGAAAATCCCAGAGATCTTCAAGGAACTCAAAGAGACCGACCCCGACCTCTATGGCCGGGTGATGGGGCTCGACCAGATGATCTGGGCCGACGGCGCCCTCTCGAAGCAGACGAAGAAGGTCATTGCGATCGCGATCGCCGCCGCGCTCCGGGACGAGCACGCCGTCCGGGCGCAGCTTGCGGGTGCGGGAAAACTGGGCGTAAAGAAAGAGGAGATCGAAGAGGGGCTTCGGGTCGCGTTCCTGCTCGCGGGGATGCCGGCCTACGTCTACGGCAAGACCGCCCTCGAAGAGTACCTCGGGAACCGCCCGAAGAGGTGA
- a CDS encoding peroxiredoxin encodes MEPEEAPCMPVIGEAAPDFEAVTTHGPLKLSDLRGKWVILFSHPADFTPVCTTEFMAFAGIADELARLNVQLVGLSIDSVHSHLAWVRNIKEKMGVDIPFPVIADLDMKVARRYGMIHPGQSSTSTIRTVFFIDDKGVMRAMLYYPMSNGRSMPEILRLTKALQTSDAHGVATPANWQPGEKVIVPAPKTPEEIEKRMKEGYECKDWYLCFKKI; translated from the coding sequence ATGGAACCTGAAGAGGCGCCGTGCATGCCGGTGATCGGTGAAGCGGCGCCCGATTTCGAGGCGGTGACCACGCACGGCCCCCTGAAACTCTCCGATCTTCGGGGGAAGTGGGTCATCCTCTTCTCCCATCCGGCCGACTTCACGCCGGTCTGCACCACGGAGTTTATGGCGTTTGCCGGGATCGCCGACGAACTCGCGAGACTGAACGTCCAGCTCGTCGGCCTCTCCATCGACAGCGTCCACTCGCACCTCGCCTGGGTCAGGAACATCAAGGAGAAGATGGGCGTCGATATCCCGTTCCCGGTCATCGCCGACCTCGACATGAAGGTCGCCCGGCGCTACGGGATGATCCACCCCGGGCAGAGCAGCACCTCCACCATCAGGACGGTCTTCTTCATCGACGACAAAGGCGTCATGCGGGCCATGCTCTACTACCCGATGTCCAACGGCCGCTCCATGCCCGAGATCCTCAGGCTCACAAAGGCCCTCCAGACCTCTGATGCCCACGGTGTCGCGACGCCGGCGAACTGGCAGCCGGGCGAGAAAGTTATCGTCCCGGCGCCGAAGACACCCGAAGAGATCGAGAAGAGGATGAAAGAGGGGTACGAGTGCAAAGACTGGTACCTCTGCTTCAAGAAAATCTAA
- a CDS encoding flavodoxin family protein, whose protein sequence is MTIDVLAFATSPRRHGNSETLLDWVLDAMKGEGAAVEKIVVPEADIRPCRGCNICERLNRCVQRDYMDYVHDRIIAADCIVLASPIYCMGLAAQAKVLVDRTQVFRSRKYVLGLPVVPPERKGKRAGIFLSTAGQNWENVFDAAIPSVKCFFNVIDVKNKDTRYLMVNGVDEKGAIARHPTAMRDAQALGREVVAHLREVLAA, encoded by the coding sequence ATGACCATTGACGTCCTCGCGTTTGCGACCTCGCCCCGCCGCCACGGCAACTCCGAGACCCTGCTCGACTGGGTGCTCGACGCAATGAAGGGAGAAGGAGCGGCGGTCGAGAAGATCGTCGTCCCAGAGGCCGATATCAGGCCCTGCCGGGGGTGCAACATCTGCGAGAGGCTCAACCGGTGCGTCCAGCGGGACTACATGGATTATGTCCACGACCGGATCATAGCGGCCGACTGCATCGTCCTTGCATCCCCCATCTACTGCATGGGGCTTGCGGCGCAGGCGAAGGTGCTGGTCGACCGGACGCAGGTCTTCCGCTCGCGGAAGTACGTCCTCGGCCTCCCGGTCGTCCCGCCGGAGCGCAAAGGGAAGCGAGCCGGGATCTTTCTCTCGACCGCGGGGCAGAACTGGGAGAACGTCTTTGATGCGGCGATCCCGTCGGTGAAGTGTTTCTTCAACGTGATCGACGTCAAGAATAAGGATACCAGATACCTGATGGTGAACGGCGTCGACGAGAAGGGCGCGATCGCCCGCCACCCCACCGCCATGCGCGATGCGCAAGCCCTCGGAAGAGAGGTCGTCGCACACCTGCGGGAGGTCCTCGCGGCATGA
- a CDS encoding flavodoxin family protein — MTEPIKVLGISGSPRRHGNTETLLDAVLEGAQEEGAAVEKIVLRSLDYASCRGCNACHRTGVCVIEDDLTPVFEKIAAADVLAVASPIYSMGITAELKGLIDRAQYIWARKFILKNLYFTAEHTRRHKGIFISTAGLGWENVFDAAFPAITAFFNTTGFEYWDNVIANDLDRYGGIAGHPAALAEGRAKGRNVVALLRKMQAPGDTEA; from the coding sequence ATGACCGAACCCATAAAAGTCCTCGGGATATCGGGGAGCCCCCGGCGGCACGGAAACACCGAGACCCTGCTCGACGCCGTGCTCGAGGGCGCCCAAGAGGAGGGGGCCGCGGTCGAGAAGATCGTCCTCCGGTCGCTCGACTACGCCTCGTGCCGGGGGTGCAACGCCTGCCACAGGACCGGGGTCTGCGTCATAGAAGACGACCTCACGCCGGTCTTCGAGAAGATCGCGGCCGCCGACGTCCTTGCCGTCGCGTCTCCCATCTACTCGATGGGAATCACGGCCGAACTCAAGGGGCTGATCGACCGGGCCCAGTATATCTGGGCGCGCAAGTTCATCCTAAAGAACCTCTACTTCACGGCCGAACACACCCGGCGTCACAAAGGGATATTCATATCGACCGCGGGGCTCGGGTGGGAGAACGTCTTTGACGCGGCGTTCCCCGCGATCACCGCCTTCTTCAACACCACCGGGTTCGAGTACTGGGACAACGTCATAGCAAACGACCTGGACCGCTACGGCGGAATTGCAGGACATCCCGCCGCGCTCGCGGAAGGGCGGGCGAAGGGGCGGAACGTGGTCGCCCTCCTCCGGAAGATGCAGGCGCCGGGCGATACGGAGGCCTGA